In Candidatus Epulonipiscium viviparus, one DNA window encodes the following:
- a CDS encoding Na+/H+ antiporter NhaC family protein: MDDNKQIKKSKGSFRGLIPLVVFLVLFFSVGIITGDFSKLPILVGVLIATAVAFCIKAEDKEKRRTFEEKMTIFCKGAGEHTLVLMIVIFILAGAFYGVAGSMGAVDSVKNIGLTILPANMILPGIFMVACILSFSMGTSMGTIGAVIPIAIGIAQAADINVALTCGAAVGGAMFGDNLSFISDTTIAATRTQGVAMKDKFKANILMVLPAVIVNLILLALVPVDPAKITEVLAATAGDSVFAIDNLIKLLPYIVVITLSLIGVHVAISLSASIAVGLVVGWIQGSFTLVESFGLVHMGITSMTDTAMIAIVVGGLVKLMQDLGGIEWLLHKLTAKTKTAKGGELSIAALVSLLDMATTNNTVAIIAAGPIAKDISQEYGIAPQRVASILDIFAAAFSGLVPYASQLLAVQGLLIVAGLNDIGAASVMFYNWYALLMLVFGIIFILLGFPKFKNKSANEEKVAA; encoded by the coding sequence ATGGATGATAATAAACAGATTAAAAAAAGTAAAGGAAGCTTTAGAGGGTTGATTCCTTTAGTTGTCTTTTTAGTATTGTTTTTTAGTGTAGGAATCATTACTGGTGATTTTAGCAAACTGCCAATTTTAGTAGGTGTGTTGATTGCAACAGCAGTGGCGTTTTGTATTAAAGCAGAAGATAAAGAAAAACGCAGAACATTTGAAGAAAAAATGACAATCTTTTGTAAAGGTGCTGGAGAACATACGCTAGTCCTTATGATCGTTATATTTATTTTAGCAGGAGCGTTTTATGGTGTTGCAGGCTCAATGGGTGCGGTGGATAGTGTCAAAAATATAGGTTTAACAATTTTGCCTGCAAACATGATTTTGCCTGGAATTTTTATGGTTGCTTGTATTCTCAGTTTTTCGATGGGAACATCAATGGGGACAATAGGAGCAGTAATTCCTATTGCTATCGGAATTGCACAAGCAGCGGATATTAATGTAGCGTTAACTTGTGGGGCTGCTGTTGGAGGAGCAATGTTTGGTGATAACCTTTCGTTTATTTCTGATACCACCATTGCGGCAACAAGAACACAAGGTGTTGCTATGAAGGATAAATTTAAAGCAAATATTTTGATGGTATTGCCTGCAGTAATCGTAAATTTAATTTTGTTAGCATTAGTTCCTGTTGACCCTGCAAAAATCACTGAAGTTCTGGCAGCTACAGCGGGTGATTCTGTTTTTGCAATAGATAATTTAATTAAATTGCTTCCTTATATAGTGGTGATTACACTTTCTTTAATAGGTGTTCATGTTGCTATTTCATTATCAGCTAGTATTGCGGTGGGATTAGTAGTTGGGTGGATTCAAGGAAGCTTTACATTGGTGGAGTCATTTGGTTTGGTTCACATGGGTATCACAAGTATGACGGATACTGCAATGATAGCGATTGTGGTTGGTGGATTAGTAAAATTGATGCAAGATTTGGGTGGTATCGAGTGGTTGTTGCATAAGCTTACTGCAAAGACCAAGACTGCTAAAGGTGGAGAACTTAGCATTGCCGCACTTGTAAGCTTGCTAGATATGGCAACAACAAATAATACTGTGGCAATCATTGCTGCAGGTCCTATTGCTAAAGATATTTCTCAAGAGTATGGAATTGCGCCTCAGAGAGTTGCGAGTATTCTAGATATTTTTGCGGCAGCATTTAGTGGTTTGGTACCTTATGCAAGTCAGTTGCTGGCAGTACAAGGACTATTGATAGTGGCAGGTTTGAATGATATCGGGGCAGCATCAGTAATGTTTTATAATTGGTATGCCTTGTTAATGTTAGTATTTGGAATCATATTTATTTTGTTAGGGTTTCCAAAATTTAAAAACAAATCTGCAAATGAAGAAAAAGTAGCAGCATAG
- the rpsL gene encoding 30S ribosomal protein S12, whose protein sequence is MPTFNQLVRKGRKTIEKKSTAPALQKGYNSLKKKSTDISSPQKRGVCTAVKTATPKKPNSALRKIARVRLTNGIEVTAYIPGEGHNLQEHSVVLIRGGRVKDLPGTRYHIIRGTLDTAGVAKREQSRSKYGAKRPKKK, encoded by the coding sequence ATGCCTACATTTAACCAATTAGTGCGTAAAGGTAGAAAAACAATTGAAAAAAAATCTACTGCTCCAGCTTTACAAAAAGGCTACAACTCTCTCAAGAAGAAGTCAACTGATATTTCTTCCCCACAAAAAAGAGGAGTTTGTACAGCAGTAAAAACAGCTACTCCAAAAAAGCCCAACTCAGCTCTTCGTAAAATTGCCAGAGTTCGTCTTACAAATGGAATAGAAGTTACAGCTTATATCCCTGGAGAAGGTCACAATCTACAAGAACACAGTGTTGTTTTGATTCGTGGCGGAAGGGTAAAAGACTTACCAGGTACACGTTATCACATCATACGTGGTACTTTAGATACAGCAGGTGTTGCAAAAAGAGAGCAATCTCGTTCTAAATATGGAGCGAAGAGACCTAAGAAAAAATAA
- the rpsG gene encoding 30S ribosomal protein S7 yields the protein MPRKGHIAKRDVLADPVYNSKLVTKLINTLMLDGKRGTAQKIVYGAFDIVKDKTGRDSIEVFEEALENIMPVLEVKARRVGGATYQVPMEVRPERRQTLGLRWLITYMRKRGERTSTQALAAELLDALNNGGGAVKKKEDTHKMAEANKAFAHYRW from the coding sequence GTGCCACGTAAAGGACATATCGCAAAAAGAGACGTTTTAGCAGATCCAGTATACAACTCAAAATTAGTTACTAAGTTGATCAATACGCTTATGCTAGACGGAAAAAGAGGAACGGCGCAAAAAATTGTTTATGGTGCATTTGACATCGTAAAAGATAAGACAGGCAGAGATTCTATAGAAGTATTTGAGGAAGCTCTTGAAAATATTATGCCTGTATTAGAAGTAAAAGCAAGACGTGTGGGTGGAGCCACTTATCAAGTACCTATGGAGGTTCGTCCAGAAAGAAGACAAACTCTAGGACTTCGTTGGTTAATCACTTATATGCGTAAACGTGGAGAAAGAACCAGCACACAAGCCTTGGCAGCAGAGCTATTAGATGCTCTTAACAATGGTGGTGGAGCCGTTAAGAAAAAAGAAGACACACATAAGATGGCGGAAGCAAACAAAGCATTTGCACATTACAGGTGGTAA
- a CDS encoding VPS10 domain-containing protein, producing the protein MATEYNYKPLNEYFKIMNEKKVKSEECVTWYQFGPGTAGDTENVFIHPTDANYVYNFPDMQNSYISVNGGKTYQSVIDYDESERFGQPVRLYALDFSKQDENFGIGGGINFWKTTTKGKSFEKLDGGVEMPISAIAVDPNDDNIWYVGSGNFWGSKKNPRTYLHPHGISPKNPGKLWKSIDKGETFTLLENIGIDTKAEFGKIYVYPANSNIILINTTYGLYKSVNAAKSFVKLENLEDKTGEDANLVRDFDVYYNKATGESVIYAIRQIRYILDDENKTVISDAAILKSINLGESWEDATGDLGINLEEIDRINKEIFAAEETRVNRDFVSIWYFSPGRAMGKYFAGVEKFEKRYFNLPQFYVHNFSKIAIDPTNPERIYIMHNAEHEISMFIGDVWMTENDGQNWIAATRTGTGWKANKKYWDKRNQPIDVNVESQHYGDIYHAQLYTRQGARDLDIDKNGNVYVMYRTFIKSTDHGKTWKNIDSIRTPEGHFVGLGNSNLPGRYIVTDQRIQNKMYFISGENRLFVREEGGENYLENGVAVRNIVNSPESAAWISISPHDINIMYMCIFRQDHNGEFLRSTDGGENWSVISRIFEIPADNRIFWRAFIKTIIVDPKDPNIIYFAMSGVPIAEPGGPQLLGDLYGIWKSIDGGFNWSRANEGLPHMPSVFNVAFAPGNSEILFATSTAGRKVKLKSPNLNTLDGWTISNISDVSIVTNISKNAARLANGASISQKITGLLPNTKYCLSAITRVCANSIGILAVTDAEMVNEDGIAMARAEFVNERLDTMSIFFTTAANQTSVIIGAAAKDGVVLVDNFTLRPAGGLFKSTNKAKTWTAVESFPEVAQALRIVSVEKTGKMYVTTGDSASEAKLGGVWVTDDEGETWNKIFEMPIVISVAIDPHNDKRMMVIVRDNFSKYDCYNCGIYLTEDDCKTWIKINKNIGNAAQVFDVSFDPHPDKVDILWATSSGGGFYKGVINR; encoded by the coding sequence GTGGCAACAGAATATAATTATAAACCATTAAATGAATATTTTAAGATTATGAATGAAAAAAAAGTAAAATCAGAAGAGTGCGTGACTTGGTATCAATTTGGACCAGGAACTGCTGGTGATACTGAAAATGTATTCATTCATCCTACTGATGCTAATTATGTGTATAATTTTCCTGATATGCAAAACTCGTATATTTCTGTAAATGGAGGAAAAACGTATCAGAGTGTGATAGACTATGATGAATCTGAACGATTTGGTCAACCAGTTAGATTGTATGCGTTAGATTTTTCTAAGCAAGATGAAAATTTTGGAATAGGTGGTGGAATAAATTTTTGGAAGACTACTACTAAAGGAAAAAGTTTTGAAAAACTAGATGGCGGAGTAGAAATGCCTATTAGTGCTATTGCAGTGGATCCTAACGATGATAATATTTGGTATGTTGGATCGGGAAACTTCTGGGGAAGTAAGAAAAATCCAAGAACATATTTACATCCTCACGGAATTAGTCCTAAAAATCCCGGAAAACTTTGGAAATCAATCGATAAGGGTGAAACATTTACGTTGCTTGAAAATATAGGAATTGATACTAAAGCAGAGTTTGGAAAAATATATGTATATCCTGCAAATAGTAATATAATATTAATCAATACAACATATGGATTATATAAAAGCGTCAATGCTGCTAAAAGTTTTGTAAAACTTGAAAATCTTGAGGATAAAACCGGTGAAGATGCAAATTTAGTGCGTGACTTTGATGTATATTATAATAAAGCAACAGGTGAAAGTGTTATATACGCAATTCGCCAAATACGTTATATTTTGGATGATGAAAATAAGACCGTAATATCTGATGCTGCTATATTAAAGAGTATAAATCTGGGAGAATCGTGGGAAGATGCAACAGGAGACCTTGGAATAAATTTAGAAGAAATTGATCGCATCAATAAGGAAATTTTTGCTGCAGAAGAGACCCGTGTTAACCGAGATTTTGTTTCCATTTGGTATTTTAGTCCAGGACGTGCAATGGGCAAATACTTTGCAGGTGTAGAAAAATTTGAAAAACGATATTTTAATTTGCCTCAATTTTATGTACACAACTTTAGTAAAATTGCTATTGATCCTACAAATCCAGAACGAATATATATTATGCATAATGCAGAACATGAAATTTCGATGTTTATTGGTGATGTATGGATGACAGAGAATGATGGGCAAAATTGGATTGCTGCGACAAGAACAGGAACTGGATGGAAGGCTAATAAGAAGTATTGGGATAAACGTAATCAGCCAATTGATGTGAATGTAGAATCGCAACATTATGGAGACATCTATCATGCTCAATTGTATACTAGACAAGGTGCAAGAGATTTGGATATAGATAAAAATGGTAATGTGTATGTGATGTATCGAACATTTATTAAATCAACTGACCATGGCAAAACTTGGAAAAATATTGATTCTATTAGAACTCCTGAAGGTCATTTTGTGGGTCTTGGAAATAGTAATTTACCAGGAAGATATATTGTGACTGATCAAAGAATACAAAATAAGATGTATTTTATTTCCGGAGAAAATAGACTTTTTGTACGAGAAGAAGGCGGAGAAAATTATCTTGAAAATGGTGTTGCAGTCAGAAATATAGTGAACTCACCGGAAAGTGCAGCATGGATTTCTATATCTCCTCATGATATTAATATTATGTATATGTGTATTTTTAGACAAGATCATAATGGAGAATTTTTACGTTCAACAGATGGTGGCGAAAACTGGAGTGTCATTTCTAGAATCTTTGAAATACCAGCAGATAACAGAATTTTTTGGAGGGCATTTATTAAGACTATAATAGTTGATCCTAAAGATCCTAATATAATATATTTTGCAATGTCTGGTGTACCTATAGCCGAACCTGGAGGACCTCAGTTATTAGGAGACTTATATGGAATATGGAAATCTATTGATGGAGGATTTAATTGGTCGCGAGCTAATGAGGGGCTTCCGCATATGCCAAGTGTATTTAATGTTGCATTTGCACCAGGAAACAGTGAAATATTATTTGCAACGTCAACGGCTGGAAGAAAAGTTAAATTAAAATCACCAAATTTAAATACTCTAGATGGATGGACAATAAGTAATATTTCGGATGTTTCCATAGTAACGAATATTTCGAAGAATGCAGCAAGGTTGGCAAATGGAGCAAGCATTTCGCAAAAAATTACAGGACTTCTTCCTAATACAAAATATTGCTTGTCGGCAATTACACGAGTGTGTGCCAATAGTATAGGAATTCTTGCAGTAACAGATGCGGAAATGGTTAATGAAGATGGAATTGCTATGGCAAGGGCTGAGTTTGTAAATGAAAGACTCGATACAATGAGTATATTTTTTACTACTGCCGCAAATCAAACATCTGTTATAATAGGAGCTGCTGCAAAAGACGGCGTTGTTCTTGTGGATAATTTTACTTTACGACCAGCGGGAGGATTGTTTAAATCTACTAATAAAGCAAAAACTTGGACTGCTGTAGAGTCATTTCCTGAAGTTGCACAGGCACTTAGAATTGTCAGTGTGGAAAAGACGGGTAAAATGTATGTTACCACAGGAGATTCAGCATCTGAAGCAAAGCTCGGAGGAGTTTGGGTAACAGATGATGAAGGCGAAACGTGGAATAAAATTTTTGAAATGCCGATAGTGATTTCTGTTGCAATAGACCCTCATAATGATAAGCGAATGATGGTAATTGTACGTGATAATTTTTCGAAATATGATTGCTATAATTGTGGAATTTATTTAACCGAAGATGATTGCAAAACTTGGATTAAAATTAATAAAAATATTGGAAATGCAGCGCAAGTGTTTGATGTGTCATTTGACCCACATCCCGATAAAGTCGATATATTATGGGCTACGAGTAGTGGAGGTGGTTTTTATAAAGGCGTTATTAACAGATAA